One region of Bactrocera neohumeralis isolate Rockhampton chromosome 5, APGP_CSIRO_Bneo_wtdbg2-racon-allhic-juicebox.fasta_v2, whole genome shotgun sequence genomic DNA includes:
- the LOC126760233 gene encoding uncharacterized protein LOC126760233, with product MLQQEHRQINHGKSMHHLTFPTNYKQTMNNLIKAKNNSTTLTPVSTTILDSSNRNQEQLQQTAHTSVNYTDNTMGSTATVAKPPTQSVGNYGGNNSSPSTMGVNLRVTGQCSQGGRKYMEDYFSVAYQQSENAKDLEYAFIGIYDGHGGAEAATFAKEHLMMQIINQKAFWSESDHDVLRAIREGYIATHYAMWRDQENWPKTANGLLSTAGTTATIAFIRREKIYIGHVGDSGIVLGYQNEGEKYWRARQLTVDHKPESTEERARIQRSGGKVVVKSGVPRVVWNRPRNAGHRGPIRCNTPVDEVPFLAVARSLGDLWSYNSKRNVFVVSPDPDVQVIKINPKTFRCLIFGTDGLWNVVTPQEAVDSVHERECINERLQAYTNADNGNNEWTNPSKSLVERALKTWSSKKMRADNTSVVTVILYPSANDTTNTNCVAPNTLSYNNLPKDSCGLEYTEVCAEVPASESYGISYEEIAEKHTMPEAFRNFDYLIDEEAINASLQMQHEENCERKYCSEEMSYWNNWSWEEHQSDCAGDYNHHVSTLATNSDVSICSKAIASHNTLCNTNGTITGDSDENAVDGVHTCAVNDNAECETAVLKYAHYSADASNASSDVSNELGNAGFMTFAESYNSFLNEHMSHDSTNSSNSNSNCQIISGTSEILQEQQLYQQQCMSEEEGYSLTKLETRREQQRCTSGVQTFKIFQTLDTSGTSYVPQRVEQQENNLQRVVEQTSRDNANLQLHTTATAQLTVEETRELEAALTWEPSECAPLATTIDQYLTYPAEHQKPLELNSLLQQEREEEQQVAYERLEMQRRLAQTNVIKVATVHAERTDSKVEAEQTVTLPIEEVEDVLVEEYIEEDEVENDDLQLTKASNTVQKDARVQINEISSSMSEHTNCDSSSSSSDNEMLAPTSAMPSQKTQIIEKIEKIEILPQKLPTKLERLSSHTLLTTQKTPRHTQYKKATGTAAVVCTASTPAASHKPSEKVKVTSYDFTSRPPKACPARTSLKRSQTQFPNIPNENARAASESTSSHTLSKRRRYDAYNDYVLGAVSSTSNKTIMDVDNTNSTSNNCRNRRCNTNASMVHSSSTNCGTITLEKRQLRSNSGIVDYSKRTLRTRNSLSKDLKAKASLTSTMRRVTSQFLHETAVSLMSSSSALAQQRQQQRSVNGGASSGMALNRSGSGTNNHSCSSSSSVGRRARAEKLLTTSSDNLEAAFSHVINLRSRKVAHFAVAAAAAAAAVNHTQTTRRAKGIVGSSPLVTTSASTVLRRERHNLRSLSTRNAASPPGLMSANGQHDYAYGKTQTRSGLHATGMCAYSLTSNAAPTSKLLNGTAGVNVATRPRTHALLLAKQSVGAGGGGAVSASGMLGVRGGSSATTALATPTSYGKRTTALRSGAVGSGSASTIMLTRSGGRNGRRLNR from the exons atgttgcaacaagAGCATCGCCAAATAAACCATGGCAAAAGTATGCATCATCTAACATTCCCCAcaaattacaaacaaacaatGAACAATTTGATCAAAGCTAAAAACAATTCGACAACATTAACTCCAGTCAGCACAACAATACTTGACTCAAGTAACCGCAATCAGGAGCAACTGCAACAAACAGCGCACACAAGCGTAAATTACACAGATAATACGATGGGTTCAACTGCCACAGTAGCAAAACCACCTACACAGAGTGTTGGCAATTACGGTGGCAACAACTCATCACCTTCAACAATGGGTGTCAATTTACGCGTCACTGGCCAATGCAGCCAGGGTGGACGTAAATATATGGAAGATTACTTCTCGGTTGCCTATCAACAGTCTGAGAATGCCAAGGATCTTGAATATGCATTTATTGGCATTTACGATGGTCATGGTGGCGCCGAGGCAGCTACATTTGCCAAAGAGCATCTAATGATGCAGATTATCAATCAGAAGGCTTTCTGGTCTGAATCGGATCATGACGTATTACGAGCAATACGCGAAGGATATattgccacacactatgcgatgTGGCGAGATCAAG AAAATTGGCCCAAAACAGCAAATGGCTTGTTGAGCACAGCCGGCACTACCGCCACCATCGCCTTTATACGTCGTGAGAAGATATATATTGGCCATGTTGGTGATTCGGGTATTGTGCTCGGCTATCAGAATGAGGGTGAGAAATATTGGCGTGCCCGACAGTTGACGGTTGATCATAAGCCTGAATCGACGGAGGAACGAGCACGTATACAACGCTCTGGGGGCAAAGTGGTAGTCAAATCCGGTGTGCCACGTGTCGTTTGGAATAGACCGCGTAATG cgGGACATAGAGGTCCAATCCGTTGCAACACACCCGTCGATGAAGTACCATTTTTGGCTGTGGCGCGTAGTCTGGGCGATTTGTGGAGTTATAATTCCAAACGAAATGTGTTTGTGGTTAGTCCAGATCCAGATGTACAAGTGATCAAAATAAATCCAAAGACTTTTAG ATGCTTAATTTTCGGCACAGACGGTCTGTGGAATGTTGTCACACCGCAAGAGGCGGTCGACAGCGTACACGAAAGAGAATGTATTAATGAGCGTCTACAAGCATATACAAATGCCGATAATGGTAATAACGAATGGACGAATCCCAGTAAAAGTTTAGTAGAGCGAGCTTTGAAAACGTGGTCATCGAAAAAGATGCGCGCTGATAACACTTCCGTAGTCACTGTCATACTGTATCCATCTGCCAATGACACAACAAATACTAACTGCGTGGCACCCAACACGCTCTCCTACAATAACTTGCCAAAAGATAGTTGTGGACTAGAATATACGGAGGTATGCGCTGAAGTGCCCGCATCCGAAAGTTATGGTATTTCGTACGAAGAAATCGCAGAAAAGCACACAATGCCTGAAGCCTTCCGCAATTTCGATTATTTGATCGATGAAGAAGCTATTAATGCATCACTGCAAATGCAGCATGAAGAGAATTGTGAGCGTAAATATTGTAGTGAAGAAATGTCCTATTGGAATAACTGGAGTTGGGAGGAGCATCAATCGGATTGTGCTGGTGATTATAATCACCATGTGTCGACTTTGGCCACAAATAGTGATGTTAGCATTTGTAGCAAAGCCATAGCAAGTCACAACACGTTGTGCAATACTAATGGTACTATAACAGGTGATAGCGATGAAAATGCCGTGGATGGCGTACACACGTGTGCAGTTAATGATAATGCAGAATGTGAAACAGCTGTTTTGAAATACGCACATTACAGTGCTGACGCGTCAAATGCGTCGAGTGATGTTAGCAATGAATTGGGCAATGCGGGTTTTATGACATTCGCTGAATCGTATAATTCATTTTTGAATGAACATATGTCCCATGATAGCACCAACAGCTCAAATTCCAATTCGAATTGTCAAATTATTAGCGGTACGAGTGAGATATTACAAGAACAACAGTTGTATCAACAGCAATGCATGTCCGAGGAGGAAGGTTATTCACTAACCAAGCTGGAAACACGTCGTGAGCAACAGCGTTGCACCAGTGGTGTACAaacctttaaaattttccaaacactTGACACAAGCGGCACCAGCTACGTGCCGCAACGCGTAGAACAACAAGAAAACAACTTGCAGCGTGTGGTTGAGCAAACGTCACGAGATAATGCAAACTTGCAGCTTCACACAACTGCCACAGCGCAACTTACAGTTGAAGAAACTAGGGAACTGGAGGCTGCGCTCACCTGGGAACCATCGGAATGTGCGCCATTGGCTACAACAATCGATCAGTATCTCACTTATCCAGCTGAACATCAAAAGCCTTTGGAGCTAAATTCGCTGCTGCAGCAAGAACGCGAGGAAGAGCAGCAAGTCGCTTATGAAAGACTTGAAATGCAGCGACGCCTCGCACAAACAAATGTGATTAAGGTAGCGACAGTGCACGCTGAACGCACCGACAGTAAAGTTGAAGCTGAACAGACTGTCACGTTACCTATTGAAGAAGTTGAGGATGTGTTGGTCGAGGAGTATATCGAGGAAGACGAAGTCGAAAATGATGACTTACAACTAACGAAAGCTTCAAATACGGTACAAAAAGACGCAAGAGTACAAATTAACGAAATCTCGTCCAGCATGTCAGAACATACGAATTGcgatagcagcagcagcagtagtgATAATGAAATGTTAGCGCCTACTTCTGCAATGCCAagccaaaaaacacaaattattgAGAAAATCGAAAAGATTGAAATACTGCCACAGAAATTGCCAACAAAATTGGAGCGTTTGTCCAGTCATACGCTACTGACGACACAGAAAACACCACGCCACACACAGTACAAAAAGGCTACAGGCACCGCAGCAGTTGTTTGTACAGCGTCAACACCGGCGGCAAGCCATAAGCCAAGTGAAAAGGTAAAAGTTACATCGTACGACTTTACCTCACGTCCACCCAAAGCGTGTCCAGCGCGCACCTCGCTCAAACGCTCGCAGACGCAATTTCCCAATATACCAAACGAGAATGCACGCGCAGCAAGTGAGTCGACATCATCGCATACGCTCAGCAAACGCCGGCGTTATGACGCCTACAACGACTATGTGCTGGGTGCGGTTAGCAGTACGAGCAATAAAACTATCATGGACGTCGATAACACAAACAGCACTAGCAACAACTGTCGCAATCGACGCTGTAACACCAACGCGTCCATGGTGCATTCCAGTAGTACCAACTGTGGCACTATCACCTTGGAGAAACGCCAACTGCGCAGCAATAGCGGCATTGTGGACTACTCCAAGCGTACCTTACGCACACGCAATTCGCTCAGCAAAGACCTAAAAGCAAAAGCATCACTAACATCAACAATGCGTCGTGTGACCTCGCAATTCTTGCACGAGACCGCCGTCAGTCTAATGAGCAGCAGCTCTGCGCTAGCGCaacagcgccaacaacaacgcAGCGTGAATGGGGGCGCTAGCAGTGGCATGGCGTTGAACAGAAGCGGCAGCGGCACGAACAACCATAGTtgcagtagcagcagcagcgttGGACGACGAGCGCGTGCGGAAAAACTCTTAACGACGAGCTCGGACAATTTGGAGGCTGCCTTCTCGCACGTCATCAATTTGCGTTCGCGCAAAGTGGCACATTTCGCTGTggctgcagcagcagcggcggccgCTGTCAATCACACACAAACGACGCGACGCGCAAAAGGCATTGTCGGCAGTAGTCCACTGGTCACCACATCGGCGTCCACAGTGCTGCGCCGCGAACGGCACAATTTGCGCAGTTTGAGTACGCGCAACGCTGCTAGTCCGCCCGGTCTGATGTCTGCCAACGGGCAGCACGATTATGCTTATGGCAAGACCCAAACGCGCAGCGGTTTGCATGCAACCGGCATGTGCGCATACAGCTTAACGTCCAACGCGGCGCCCACTTCTAAATTGCTCAATGGCACAGCGGGTGTGAATGTGGCGACACGGCCACGTACACACGCGCTGCTCCTGGCAAAGCAGTCGGTGGGCGCTGGTGGTGGCGGTGCTGTTTCAGCGAGCGGTATGTTGGGCGTACGTGGCGGCAGCAGCGCCACAACCGCGTTGGCAACGCCCACCTCGTACGGCAAGCGCACGACAGCGTTGCGCAGTGGGGCGGTGGGAAGCGGCAGTGCAAGCACGATTATGCTGACGCGTAGTGGCGGACGCAATGGTAGAAGACTGAATCGTTAA